The genome window AGCGAGCTTGCTCGCGATAGCGGCGGGTCAGCCCCCCATGGACCAACTGACAGGGCGCCATCGCGAGCAAGCTCGCTCCCACAGGGGGTAGAGCATGTCTACGACCTCTACGGCCCCTCGGAAGACACCACCTATTCCACCTGGACCCGGCGCACCGCCGGCGGCACGGCGAACATCGGCCGGCCCCTCAAGCACACCGCCAGCTACCTGCTGGACGCCGACCTGCAACCGGTACCCCAAGGCGTCTCGGCGGAGCTGTACCTGAGTGGCGCGGGCATCACCCGTGGTTACCTCGGCCGTGCCGCGATGACCGCCGAGAAGTATGTGCCCAACCCGTTTTCCACAACCGGCGAACGCCTGTACCGCACCGGCGACCTGACCCGTTACCAGGCCGACGGCGCCTTGCAATACGTCGGTCGCATCGACCATCAGGTCAAGGTCCGCGGCTTCCGTATCGAATTGGGGGAAATCGAAGCGCGCCTGCTGCAACAACCCCAGGTGCGCGAACTGGCGGTGCTGGCCCAGGACGGCGAGCACGGCCAGCAACTGGTGGCCTTCATCGTCCCGCGCGAGGCTGCGGTGCTGGCCGACGCCGACGCCCAGGTGCAATTGCGCGAAGCCCTCAAGGCCGCCCTGCGCGAACACCTGCCGGATTACATGGTGCCGGCCTACCTGGTGTTCCTCCCACAACTGCCGCTGACCCCCAACGGCAAGCTCGACCGCAAGGCGTTGCCGGCCATTGACGGCAGCGAGCAGCAGCGGGAATTCGTCGCGCCCCACAGCCCCATGGAAAAAGCCCTGGCGGCGATCTGGCAGGACGTGCTGAACCTCGACAGCATCGGCCTGGAAGACAACTTCTTCGAGCTGGGCGGTGATTCCATCGTCTCCATGCAAGTGGTCAGCCGGGCGCGGCAAGTCGGGATCGTGCTCAATCCCAAGGCCCTGTTCCAACACCAGACCCTGCGCAGCCTGGCGCTCGTAGCGCGCCAGGGCGACAGCCAGGCGATCGATCAGGGCCTGGCACGCGGCGCGGTGCCGTTGACGCCGGTGCAGCAGTGGTTCTTCGAGCGCGACATTCCCGAGCGGCAACACTGGAACCAGTCGCTGCTGCTGGTGCCGGGCGAACACCTTGATGCCGTGGCATTGGCCTCGGCCCTGGTCCGCTTGGCTGAGCACCATGACAGCCTGCGCCTGCGTTTTACCCAGGTGAACGGCCAATGGCAGCAAGCCTATGCCGAGCCGTCGGCGGCCAGTGTGTTGTGGCAGCGCCAGGCGACCTCGGTCGAACAACTCAACGCCCTGTGCGACGACGCCCAGCGCAGCCTCGACCTGGAAGACGGGCCACTGTTGCGGGCGTTGCTGGTGGACATGGTCGACGGCAGCCAGCGCTTGTTGTTGGCGATCCACCACCTGGTGGTGGACGGTGTTTCCTGGCGCGTGCTGCTGGACGATCTGCAGCAGTTCTACCGCCAACTGCAGGCCGGCCAGGCGATCCAGGTGCCGGCCAAGACCAGCGCTTATGGACAATGGGCCGCGCACCTGCACGGGCATCTCGATGGCTTCATGGCCAGCCTCGATTACTGGCGTGCCCAGGGGCATGCGCCGGCCGGCAACGGCTTGCCGTGCGATTACCCCGAGCGCCTGCTGCTGGCGTGTGACGAGCGCAAGGTGCAAGTGCGGCTGGACGCCGAACAGACCCGCCAACTGCTGCAACAGGCGCCCAAGGCCTATCGTACCCAAGTCAATGACCTGCTGCTGACGGCCCTGGCCCGTACGGTGTGCCGCTGGACCGGCCAGGACAGCACGCTGATCCAGCTCGAAGGCCATGGCCGTGAAGCGCTGTTCGATGGCGTTGACTTGACCCGTACCGTCGGCTGGTTCACCAGCCTGTTCCCGGTCAGCCTCAGCCCGGCGCCGGCATTGAGTGCGTCGGTCAAGGCCATCAAGGAACAGCTGCGCGCCGTGCCGGACAAGGGCCTGGGTTATGGCGTGCTGCGCTACCTCGGCGAACCGGCGGTGCGTGCCGAACTGGCGGCCATGCCGGCGCCGCGCATCACCTTCAATTACCTGGGCCAGTTCGACCGGCAGTTCGACGACGGTGCGCTGTTTGTTCCCTCTGGTGAAGGCAGTGGCGCGGCGCAACATGCCCGGGCTCCGCTGGCGAATTGGTTGACGGTGGAAGGCCAGGTCTATGGCGGCGAGCTGTCCCTGAACTGGGGTTTCAGCGAGCGGATGTTCAAGCAGCAGACCATCGAGACATTGGCGGCTGACTACCTCGCTGAACTGAGGACGTTGATCGAACACTGCTGCGCGCTGGAAACGCCACAGGCCACGCCATCGGACTTCCCCCTGGCCCGCATCAGCCAGGCGCAACTCGACAGCCTGCCGGTGGCTGCCGGGCAGTTGGATGACCTCTATCCACTGTCGCCCATGCAGCAGGGCTTGCTGTTCCACACCTTGTACGAGCAGGCGGCAGGGGAATACATCAACCAGTTGCGCGTGGACGTGCAGGGCCTCGATCCACAGCGCTTCGCCGACGCCTGGCAGGCCACCCTCGACGCCCAGGACATCTTGCGCAGTGGTTTTGTCTGGCAGGGCGATCTCGAGCAACCGTTGCAGATCGTCCATCGCCAGGTCGAGTTGCCCTTCACGGTCCTCGATTGGCGCGGGCACGATCACCTCGCCGAGGCTCTGAATGAATGTGCCGACGCCGAGCGCCGTCAGGGCTTCGACCTGGCGCGGGCACCGTTGCTGCGCCTGGTGCTGGTGCAGACCGAGGCCGAGCGCTGGCACCTGATCTACACCCATCACCACATCCTGATGGACGGCTGGAGCAACGCCCAATTGCTGGGTGAAGTCTTGCAGCGCTACAGCGGTCGCTTGCCCAAGGCCAATGTCGGGCGTTACCGCGACTACATCGCCTGGCTGCAGCGCCAGGATGCTCAACTGAGCGAGACGTTCTGGACCGGTCAGTTGGCCACCCTGCAAGAGCCGACGCGGTTGGCGCGCGTCATGTCCGCCAGCGAAATCCACAGCGGCCATGGCGATCACTTCCAGACCCTGGACGCGACCCGCACCCAGGCCCTGGAGCAGTTCGCCCGGCAACAGAAAGTCACCCTCAACACCCTGGTGCAAGCGGCGTGGCTGTTGCTGCTGCAACGCTACACCGGCCATGACAGCGTCGCCTTCGGTGCCACCGTGGCCGGGCGTCCGGCGGATCTGCCGGGCATCGAGCAACAGGTTGGCCTGTTCATCAACACCTTGCCGGTGATCGCCGCGCCACGTCCGGACCAGTCGGTCGGTGCCTGGCTGCAAGCCGTGCAGGTACAGAACCTGAGCCTGCGGGAGTTCGAGCACACGCCGTTGGCGGACATCCAGCGCTGGGCCGGCCAGGGCGGCGAGGCGCTGTTCGACAACATCCTGGTGTTCGAGAACTACCCGATTGCCCAGGCCCTGGCAGAAGGCGCGGGGCAGGGCGCGGTGTTTGGCGAAGTCAGTCACCTGGAGCAAACCCATTACCCGTTGAGCGTGGCGGTGACCCTCGGCGAGACGCTGGCGTTGCACTACAGTTTCGACCGGGCGCATTTCAGCCCGGCGGCCATCGACGGCATCAGCGCGCAGCTGTTGCATTTGTTGGAACGCTTCGCCGAGTCGGCGGCGCGCAACCTCGGGCAAATCGCCCTGGTCAGCGCCGAGGAACAGGCCCGGCAACAGGCCGCCAATCATCCGCAGCCGTACCCGACCGACATCGCCGTGCATCAGCGCATCGCCGATCTGGCGGCGCGCAAGCCCGACGCGACGGCGGTGATCTTCGACGGCCAGCGTTTCAGCTATGGCGACCTCGACCGACGCGCCAACCAGTTGGCCCACGCCTTGATTGCCCGTGGCGTGGCCCCGGAAACCCGGGTTGGCGTGGCCCTGCCGCGCAGCGAAGGGGTGATCGTCGCGCTGCTGGCGGTGCTCAAGGCCGGCGCGGCCTATGTGCCACTGGACACCAGTTACCCACGGGAACGCCTGGCGTACCTGATCGAGGATTCGGGGCTGGCGTTGTTGCTCACCGATTCCCGTGTCTCGGCACAACTGCCGCTGGAGGGGGCCGCCGAGGTGCTGGAACTCGACCGCCTGGACCTGAGCCTGCAACCGACGAACGCCCCAGCCGTGGGTATCGATCCGCAGAACCTGGCCTACGTGATCTACACCTCCGGCTCCACCGGCAACCCCAAAGGCGTGAGCGTGGCCCACGCTCCGCTGGCGATGCACTGCCAGGCCATCGGTGAGCGCTATGAAATGCAGGGCAGCGATTGTGAATTCCACTTCATGTCCTTCGCCTTCGACGGTGCCCACGAACGCTGGCTCACCAGCCTGACCCATGGTGCTTCACTGCTGATTCGCGACGACAGCCTGTGGACCCCGGAACAGACCTACAACGCCATGGCTGAGCACGGCGTGACCGTGGTGGCGTTCCCGCCGGTGTACCTGCAACAACTGGCCGAACACGCCGAGCGCGTGGGCAACCCGCCGAAAGTGCGCATCTACTGCTTCGGCGGCGATGCGGTGCCCAACGCCAGTTTCGAACGGGTCAAGCGCGCCCTCGATCCGGAGTTCATCATCAACGGCTACGGCCCGACCGAAACCGTGGTCACCCCGTTGATCTGGAAGGCCGGCCGCGACGTGGTGTGTGGCACCGCCTATGCACCCATCGGCAGCCGCATCGGCGACCGCAGCGCCTACGTGCTCGACGCTGACTTGAACCTGCTGCCCCAAGGCATGGCCGGTGAACTGTACCTGGGCGGCACCGGGCTGGCGCGGGGCTACCTGAACCGTCCGGGCCTGACGGCCGAGCGGTTTGTCGCCGACCCGTTCAGCCGCAGCGGCGGCTTGCTCTACCGCACCGGCGACCTGGTGCGCCAACGCGTCGATGGCACCTTCGATTACCTGGACCGCATCGACAACCAAGTGAAGATCCGCGGCTTCCGCATCGAACTGGGTGAAGTCGAAGCCAGCCTGCAAGCCCTCGACGGCGTTCGCGAAGCGGTGGTGGTGGCCCAGGAAGGGGCTGCTGGCAGTGGCAAGCGTCTGGTTGCCTATGTGGTGGCCGACGAGTCCGTGGATGAGGCTTTCGCCGAGCACTTGCGTGACCAGCTCAAGGCGACTTTGCCGGCGCACATGGTCCCAGCCTATCTGCTGCTGCTCGAACGCCTGCCGCTGACCCCCAACGGCAAGCTCGACCGCAAGAACCTGCCCAAGCCCGACGTCAGCCAATTGCAGCGAACCTACGTGGCACCGCGCAGCCCGTTGGAACAGCAACTGGTGTCGATTTGGCAGGACGTGCTCAAGCTCGCGCAAGTGGGCCTGCGGGATAACTTCTTTGAACTGGGCGGCGATTCCATCGTCTCGATCCAGGTGGTCAGCCGTGCTCGCCAGGCCGGTATCCACTTCACTCCCAAGGACTTGTTCCAGCACCAGACCATCGAGGCGCTGGCGGCGGTGGCCCAGACGGGCGCACCGCTGCAAGCGATCGATCAACGACCGGTCACCGGCGAAACGGCGCTGCTGCCGATTCACCAGTGGTTCTTCGCCCAGGCGATTCCTGACCGTCATCACTGGAACCAGTCGGTGATGCTCAAGCCGACCCAGGCGCTGGATGCCCAGGCGCTGGAGCAGGCCTTGGATGCCCTGGTCGCGCACCACGACAGCCTGCGCCTGGCCTTCATCGAGCAGGCCGCAGGCTGGACGGCGCGCTACCGTGACGGGGTGGCCGACGGGATTGTCTGGCAAGCCGACGTCGCCGATCTCGCCGCGCTGCAAGCCCAGGGCGATCAGGCCCAGCGCAGCCTGCAACTGGACGGCGGCTCGCTGATCCGCGCGGTGCTGGCGAATCTCGCCGATGGCACCCAGCGTTTGCTGCTGATCGTGCATCACCTGGTGGTCGACGGGGTGTCCTGGCGGATCCTCGTCGAAGATTTGCAGACGGCCTATCGGCAGGCACTGACCGGCGCAACCGTGCAGTTGCCGGCCAAGACCAGCGCGATCAAAGCCTGGACCGAAGCCTTGCAGGGCTATGCTCGCAGCGCATCCTTGCAGGCCGAACTGGGTTTCTGGCAGCAGCAGTTGCAAGGCGCCTCCACGGCGTTGCCATGGGATAACCCCCAGGGTGGGCGGCAACAGGCTCAGGCCATGACTGTCCGCACGTCACTGGACAAGTCCCTCACCCGGCAACTGTTGCAGCAAGCCCCGGCGGCCTATCGCACCCAGGTCAATGACCTGTTGCTCACCGCCCTGGCGCGGGTGATGGTGCGCTGGACTGGCGCTGACAGCGTGGTGGTGCAACTCGAAGGCCACGGTCGCGAAGAACTGTTCGAACACATCGACCTGACCCGCACGGTCGGCTGGTTCACCAGCCTGTTCCCGGCTCGCCTCACTCCCGCTGCCGAACTCGGTGCTTCGCTGAAGCAGATCAAGGAACAGCTGCGCGCCATCCCCCATAAGGGCATCGGTTTCGGTGCCTTGGCGCACCTGGGCGATGCGCCGGCGCGGCAAGCGTTGCAGGCCTTGCCGACGCCGCAACTGACCTTCAACTACCTCGGCCAGTTCGACGGCAGTTTCGCGGCGGCTGACGATGCCCTGTTCGTGCCCACCGCCGAGCATGGCGGTGAAGAGCTGAACATGCAGGGCCCGCTGGGCAGTCCGCTGGCGCTGGACGGCAAAGTCTTCGGCGGCGAGCTGGACTTGAGCTGGACCTTCAGCGGCGACCTGTTCAACGCCGCGACCATCCAGCGCCTGGCCGATGACTACCTGCAAGAACTCACCGCGCTCATCCGTCATTGCTGCGACAGCCAGCACCGTGGCGTGACGCCGTCGGACTTCCCGCTGGCGCGGCTGTCCCAGGCGCAATTGGACACATTGGTCCGAGCACCTCAGGCTGTCGACGACATCTACCCGCTGTCGCCGATGCAGCAGGGCATGCTGTTTCATTCCTTGCTCGGCCACGGCAGTGGCGATTACATCAACCAGATGCGCCTCGACGTCGAGGGCGTCGACCCGCAGCGTTTCCGCGCCGCCTGGCAGGCTGTGGTCGATGCCCATGACATTCTGCGTACCGGGTTCTTCTGGCAGGGCGACCTGGAGCAGCCGGTGCAAATCGTCCAGCGTCAGGTCGAGGTGCCATTCCGTGTGCTCGACTGGAACGGGCGGACGGATATCGACGACGCCTTGCAAACCCTCGCCGATGAAGAACGGGCCCAAGGTGTGGACCTGACCCAGGCGCCGTTGATGCGCCTGGTGCTGGTGCGCACCGGCACGGATCGGCATCACCTGATCTACACCAACCATCACATCCTGATGGATGGCTGGAGCAGCGCGCAGTTGCTCGGCGAAGTGTTGCAGCATTACCGCGGCGACAGCGTGGCACGCCCGACTGGCCGTTATCGCGATTACATCGCCTGGCTGCAACGCCAGGACGCGAGCCTCGGCGAAGGGTTCTGGACGCAACAGCTACGCACGCTGGATGAGCCGGTGCGCCTGGCCCAGGTGTTTGCGCGCCCGGCACAGGATGTCTCGGCGACGCTGTACGGCCATCACCGCATGCAGTTGGATGGGATGCAGACCCAACGCCTGGCCGAGTTCGCCCGCCAGGCCAAAGTCACCGTCAACACCCTGGTGCAAGCGGCCTGGCTGTTGCTGTTGCAACGCTACACCGGCAAGGCCAGTGTGGCGTTCGGCGCAACGGTGGCGGGGCGGCCGGCGGACCTGGTGGGTGTCGAGGGCCAGATCGGCCTGTTCATCAACACCTTGCCGGTCATTGCCAGCCCGCGTCCGGAACAGGACCTGGGCGACTGGCTGCACAGCGTCCAGGCGCAGAACCTGGCCTTGCGCGAGTTCGAGCACACGGCGCTGTTCGACATCCAGCGCTGGGCCGGCCTGGGCGGCGAAGCCTTGTTCGACAACATCCTGGTATTCGAGAACTACCCGATTTCCGAAGCCTTGGCACACGGTGCGCCTGAAGGCTTGCGTTTCGGTGCCGTGGACAACCTGGAACAGACCAACTACCCGCTGACCCTGCTGGTCAGCCTCGGTGCCGAGCTGGCGGTGCAGTTCAGCTACCAGTGCGCTCGTTTCACCGAGGCCTCGGTCGAGCAGATCGGCGTGCACCTGCAACGCTTGCTGCTGCAAATGATCGACGCCGGGCAACGACCCCTGGGCGAACTGAGCGTGCTCGACGAGCGCGAAACCCGCCAGCACGTGCAAGGCTGGAACGCCACCACGGCGGAATATCCCCAGGCGCGCTGCGTCCATCGGCTGTTCGAGGCCCAGGCCCGGCAAACGCCGGATGCCACGGCGCTGGTGTTTGCCGATCAGGTGCTGAGCTATGGCGAACTCAATGTCCGGGCCAACCGCCTGGCTCATTGTTTGATCGAACAGGGCGTGGGGCCCGATCGGCTGGTCGGTGTGGCGCTGGAGCGTGGCGTGGACATGATTGTCGCCTTGCTGGCGATCCTCAAGGCCGGTGGCGCCTACCTGCCGCTGGACCCGGCGTTCCCCCAGGATCGCCTGGCCTACATGATCGAAGACAGCGGCATCGAGCTGCTGCTGACCCAAAGTTCGCTGCTCGACCAGTTCTGTGGGAGCGAGCTTGCTCGCGATGGCGGTGGTTCAGTCAATGATGATGTTGAAGGTGAGGGCCTCATCGCGAGCAAGCTCGCTCCCACAGGGGGTGGGGTTGGCGTTAAGACATTGGTGTTGGATCAGGAGGGGGGCTGGCTCGACGGTTATGCCGGCGAGGCGCCGGCGACGCGCTTGGATGCGGAGCACTTGGCCTACGCCATCTACACCTCGGGTTCCACCGGCAAGCCCAAGGGCGTGATGGTGCGTCATGAAGCGCTGGTGAACTTTGTCGCCAGCATGGCCCGTGAACCGGGCATCACCGCCCGTGACCGGGTGCTGTCGCTGACCACGTTCTCGTTCGACATCTTCGGCCTGGAACTCTACGGCGCGCTGTTGAGCGGTGCCTGTG of Pseudomonas fluorescens contains these proteins:
- a CDS encoding non-ribosomal peptide synthetase, giving the protein MNAEDALKLARRFIGLPLEKRRMFLAALDKEGVEFSGFPIPRGVEAEDRQALSYAQQRMWFLWQLEPGSGAYNLPGAVRLKGALSLPALEQAFASLVARHETLRTVFQRQADDSLLQVPSNTALAIKRQDFSALPAAEREQAVRQAAEAQSMQPFDLSSGPLLRVELLTLDEQEHVLLLTLHHIVSDGWSMNVLIDEFIRCYDAHEAGVAPQLADLPIQYSDYALWQRRWLEAGEQARQLEYWQAQLGDEHPVLELPIDHPRPAMPSYRGTRFEFAVEPALAEQLRATAQQHNITLFMLLLGAFNVLLHRYTGHTDIRVGVPIANRNRAETEGLIGFFVNTQVLRTELGGQTRVDELLRTVKDAALGAQAHQDLPFERLVEALKLERSLSHTPLFQVMYNHQPQVADIASIRTASGLELSMLEWQSRTTQFDLTLDTWEKAGKLHAALTYANDLFDAATVERMARHWTRLLHGMVADSRALVGELPLLEADEYQRLIHDWNPVDTPFDQALCIHQMIARQAQAAPDALAVTFANIRLSYSELDGRANRLAHKLIELGVDPEVRVGVAMPRSEHLLIALLAVLKAGGAYVPLDPDYPAERVAYMLDDSRARVLLTEQAVAATLDVPAETTVLMLDRIELGQYPLGAPVTHVTPDNLAYVIYTSGSTGQPKGVAIAHRNVLALIDWSRSVYNRDDIQGVLASTSVCFDLSVWELFVTLANGGSLIIARNALELPQLPARDQVRLINTVPSAIAALQRSGEIPASVRIINLAGEPLKQSLVDALYPQHPSCGSELARDSGGSAPHGPTDRAPSRASSLPQGVEHVYDLYGPSEDTTYSTWTRRTAGGTANIGRPLKHTASYLLDADLQPVPQGVSAELYLSGAGITRGYLGRAAMTAEKYVPNPFSTTGERLYRTGDLTRYQADGALQYVGRIDHQVKVRGFRIELGEIEARLLQQPQVRELAVLAQDGEHGQQLVAFIVPREAAVLADADAQVQLREALKAALREHLPDYMVPAYLVFLPQLPLTPNGKLDRKALPAIDGSEQQREFVAPHSPMEKALAAIWQDVLNLDSIGLEDNFFELGGDSIVSMQVVSRARQVGIVLNPKALFQHQTLRSLALVARQGDSQAIDQGLARGAVPLTPVQQWFFERDIPERQHWNQSLLLVPGEHLDAVALASALVRLAEHHDSLRLRFTQVNGQWQQAYAEPSAASVLWQRQATSVEQLNALCDDAQRSLDLEDGPLLRALLVDMVDGSQRLLLAIHHLVVDGVSWRVLLDDLQQFYRQLQAGQAIQVPAKTSAYGQWAAHLHGHLDGFMASLDYWRAQGHAPAGNGLPCDYPERLLLACDERKVQVRLDAEQTRQLLQQAPKAYRTQVNDLLLTALARTVCRWTGQDSTLIQLEGHGREALFDGVDLTRTVGWFTSLFPVSLSPAPALSASVKAIKEQLRAVPDKGLGYGVLRYLGEPAVRAELAAMPAPRITFNYLGQFDRQFDDGALFVPSGEGSGAAQHARAPLANWLTVEGQVYGGELSLNWGFSERMFKQQTIETLAADYLAELRTLIEHCCALETPQATPSDFPLARISQAQLDSLPVAAGQLDDLYPLSPMQQGLLFHTLYEQAAGEYINQLRVDVQGLDPQRFADAWQATLDAQDILRSGFVWQGDLEQPLQIVHRQVELPFTVLDWRGHDHLAEALNECADAERRQGFDLARAPLLRLVLVQTEAERWHLIYTHHHILMDGWSNAQLLGEVLQRYSGRLPKANVGRYRDYIAWLQRQDAQLSETFWTGQLATLQEPTRLARVMSASEIHSGHGDHFQTLDATRTQALEQFARQQKVTLNTLVQAAWLLLLQRYTGHDSVAFGATVAGRPADLPGIEQQVGLFINTLPVIAAPRPDQSVGAWLQAVQVQNLSLREFEHTPLADIQRWAGQGGEALFDNILVFENYPIAQALAEGAGQGAVFGEVSHLEQTHYPLSVAVTLGETLALHYSFDRAHFSPAAIDGISAQLLHLLERFAESAARNLGQIALVSAEEQARQQAANHPQPYPTDIAVHQRIADLAARKPDATAVIFDGQRFSYGDLDRRANQLAHALIARGVAPETRVGVALPRSEGVIVALLAVLKAGAAYVPLDTSYPRERLAYLIEDSGLALLLTDSRVSAQLPLEGAAEVLELDRLDLSLQPTNAPAVGIDPQNLAYVIYTSGSTGNPKGVSVAHAPLAMHCQAIGERYEMQGSDCEFHFMSFAFDGAHERWLTSLTHGASLLIRDDSLWTPEQTYNAMAEHGVTVVAFPPVYLQQLAEHAERVGNPPKVRIYCFGGDAVPNASFERVKRALDPEFIINGYGPTETVVTPLIWKAGRDVVCGTAYAPIGSRIGDRSAYVLDADLNLLPQGMAGELYLGGTGLARGYLNRPGLTAERFVADPFSRSGGLLYRTGDLVRQRVDGTFDYLDRIDNQVKIRGFRIELGEVEASLQALDGVREAVVVAQEGAAGSGKRLVAYVVADESVDEAFAEHLRDQLKATLPAHMVPAYLLLLERLPLTPNGKLDRKNLPKPDVSQLQRTYVAPRSPLEQQLVSIWQDVLKLAQVGLRDNFFELGGDSIVSIQVVSRARQAGIHFTPKDLFQHQTIEALAAVAQTGAPLQAIDQRPVTGETALLPIHQWFFAQAIPDRHHWNQSVMLKPTQALDAQALEQALDALVAHHDSLRLAFIEQAAGWTARYRDGVADGIVWQADVADLAALQAQGDQAQRSLQLDGGSLIRAVLANLADGTQRLLLIVHHLVVDGVSWRILVEDLQTAYRQALTGATVQLPAKTSAIKAWTEALQGYARSASLQAELGFWQQQLQGASTALPWDNPQGGRQQAQAMTVRTSLDKSLTRQLLQQAPAAYRTQVNDLLLTALARVMVRWTGADSVVVQLEGHGREELFEHIDLTRTVGWFTSLFPARLTPAAELGASLKQIKEQLRAIPHKGIGFGALAHLGDAPARQALQALPTPQLTFNYLGQFDGSFAAADDALFVPTAEHGGEELNMQGPLGSPLALDGKVFGGELDLSWTFSGDLFNAATIQRLADDYLQELTALIRHCCDSQHRGVTPSDFPLARLSQAQLDTLVRAPQAVDDIYPLSPMQQGMLFHSLLGHGSGDYINQMRLDVEGVDPQRFRAAWQAVVDAHDILRTGFFWQGDLEQPVQIVQRQVEVPFRVLDWNGRTDIDDALQTLADEERAQGVDLTQAPLMRLVLVRTGTDRHHLIYTNHHILMDGWSSAQLLGEVLQHYRGDSVARPTGRYRDYIAWLQRQDASLGEGFWTQQLRTLDEPVRLAQVFARPAQDVSATLYGHHRMQLDGMQTQRLAEFARQAKVTVNTLVQAAWLLLLQRYTGKASVAFGATVAGRPADLVGVEGQIGLFINTLPVIASPRPEQDLGDWLHSVQAQNLALREFEHTALFDIQRWAGLGGEALFDNILVFENYPISEALAHGAPEGLRFGAVDNLEQTNYPLTLLVSLGAELAVQFSYQCARFTEASVEQIGVHLQRLLLQMIDAGQRPLGELSVLDERETRQHVQGWNATTAEYPQARCVHRLFEAQARQTPDATALVFADQVLSYGELNVRANRLAHCLIEQGVGPDRLVGVALERGVDMIVALLAILKAGGAYLPLDPAFPQDRLAYMIEDSGIELLLTQSSLLDQFCGSELARDGGGSVNDDVEGEGLIASKLAPTGGGVGVKTLVLDQEGGWLDGYAGEAPATRLDAEHLAYAIYTSGSTGKPKGVMVRHEALVNFVASMAREPGITARDRVLSLTTFSFDIFGLELYGALLSGACVVLVDKQSAHDPEALLKTIDRQQVSVVQATPSTWRMLLDHPASGLLAGRKCLCGGEALAEDLAERLLDVAGEVWNLYGPTETTIWSAAYRLTQEHRVPYLGRPIANTSLYIVGDHFAPNPVGLIGELLIGGDGLARGYHDRAALTAERFLPDPFGNGTRVYRTGDLARQRGDGVIEYIGRVDHQVKIRGFRIELGEIEACLLAQEAIREAVVVPQPGPGGLQLVAYLVATDPETAEPTALREALKAQLAPLLPDYMMPAHWLLLERLPLTPNGKLDRKALPLPDAQQLLRAYVAPQGALEQGIADIWQDVLKLERVGRDDNFFELGGHSLLATQATARLQMEQGAAVPLDLLFSTTSLADYAAQLAAHLTPHSSADLSEMHDFLADLETL